The region ATGCCGGACGGTGTACCCCGATCATACGGGGCCGGACGGCCAAGCGGGTCTCCTGTGGCCGACTCCACCTGCACCGCCCGTCGTCCGGTGGGGCGGGAGGAGACGCTCAGTCCCGCTCGGCGAGAACGTGCAGCTGAGTGGCGACGGAACGGAAGGCGGGCAGCCCGGCGGCGGCCTCCTCGAGCTGCAACAGGGCGTCCAGCGCCCCGGGCTCGGTGTCCACGAGCACTCCGGGGACCAGATCGGCGAAGACCCGCACCCCGTGCACCGCGGCGATCTCCAGACCGGCCGCCTTCACCAGCTCGGACAGCTGGTCGGCGGTGAAGCGGCGTGGCATCGGGTCTCCGGAGCCCCAGCGGCCCTCGGGGTCGGTAAGCGCTTGCCGGGCCTCGGTGAAGTGGCCGGCCAGGGCACGGGCCAGCACGGCGCCGCCCAGGCCCGCCGCGAGCACGCTGAGGGTGCCGGCGGGGCGCAGGGCCGCCGCCGCGTTCCGCAGGCCCTCGGCAGGGTCGTCCACGTACTCCAGGACGCCATGGCAAAGCACCACGTCGTAGCCGCCCCGCTCGACCACGTCGAACAGCCCGTGGACATCGCCCTGGACTCCGCGCACCCGGTCGGCCACCCCGGCCTCGGCGGCCCGCCGCTCCAGCGCGAACAGGGCGTTCGGACTCGGGTCGACCACGGTGACGCGGTGGCCGAGGCCGGCCACGGGGACGGCGAAATTGCCGCTGCCGCCGCCGGTGTCCAGGACGTCCAGCGCGCCGTGCACGGCCACTCCCTCGGCGGCCTCCCGGCCCGTGGCCTTGGCCCGCCGTTCCAGGGCGTCTTTCAGGACCTCCCAGACCACGGCGGTACGGAGGGACGCACGGGGGCGCTGCGGGTCTGACACGGCGGGTGGCTCCTCGGCGCGGTGCCGCCACCGCCCGGAGGCGGTGACGACGGCTTACTGACGTCGGCGGTCCCA is a window of Streptomyces violaceusniger Tu 4113 DNA encoding:
- a CDS encoding methyltransferase encodes the protein MSDPQRPRASLRTAVVWEVLKDALERRAKATGREAAEGVAVHGALDVLDTGGGSGNFAVPVAGLGHRVTVVDPSPNALFALERRAAEAGVADRVRGVQGDVHGLFDVVERGGYDVVLCHGVLEYVDDPAEGLRNAAAALRPAGTLSVLAAGLGGAVLARALAGHFTEARQALTDPEGRWGSGDPMPRRFTADQLSELVKAAGLEIAAVHGVRVFADLVPGVLVDTEPGALDALLQLEEAAAGLPAFRSVATQLHVLAERD